The DNA window TGCTAGCATTTTTCATTCAGGAAAAAACAAATCcttatgttcctattattctcAATAATAAagaaagccaggctgtggtggcacactcctttaatcccagcacttcagaggcagaggcaagtggatcttagtgagttccaggacagccagggctgttacacagagaaactctgtctcaaaaggcaaaacaaactacaactactactaataataataataataataatagtaataataataataaagaatgtgATTTTGGTAAAGAAGGGGATTAAATTTTCAATGCCTTGCCTAAGTGTGGAGCTGATACTTCAAAGCGCAGAGGAAGCAGAGCACAACCAACTGAAACCACCAACACACACAGGTGGAGTGACTAATTCTTCTAAAACACAGGTCAAGCATCAAAGCAATACATTCCTGACAAAAACACTAATTTTCTCTCTTAGCTTCTGGGAACGGAAGTTATGGtttaagaaattaataataactttaaaatctGAGATCATATTATGGGGAAAGGGTGACGAACAGAGTCTTGTGAAGTCATGTGTTCATTCtgataaaatatttcacaaattaaagttagacaaaataaaagagaacaaaGGAAGATCCATGTCACATTTCTGGCTAGATGAACATTACTAAGGTTTTTATCTGTTTCAATTACCTATCCCATTCTTTGCTTCGTccctgattttaaaaacaaaatgtttttaattaatgtttcACAAAGGTGAGTCACATGTTTAGGGCTCTTTCAAATTAGTGACTGAAACATgtcaagtgaaaaaaaaacacatagttCTTCACTGAATGataattctgtgggtttttttaaagaatatatctTGATTCTAAATTCCTAATGCATGagttaatatatgtaaatattttgatTCACGGCAATTAATTAAAGGAGAAGCCCGGAGTTTGGCAAAGGAGACATCTTACTCTTCATTTTATCTGTGTGATATTGTTTGAAGAAAAAATGTTCAACCTGCACTCTGGGAGAATCCACCTGGAATGTGTGCAGACGCTCCCTCCAGTAGAGGGCATGGCAGATTCAACATGGAAACCTATGACTTGTTTATCAGCCAATCTCTCGCTGTGGCTTTGCCTGGCGACTTTTACAACCCACACTGCATTGTTGCTTCCGCCACCACAAAATGGAAACTGTGTGTCATCTTAATATTTAGCAATCCTATTTACCTAAAAGACAActgtaacaacaacaaactaaaggGAAGTAACCGGACATGCAGCTTTTACTTTAAATATGTAAGCcagtctttaaaaagattttaacgttgggatttatttttggtggagATAGAATCCAGAGGCCCCTAGGTGCTAAGCAAGCATACCACTATACTCCCTCCCAGGCCAACGTGGGaacttcttttattattattattttagaggcacttatatttacatatccatccccccattccctcgctctcccattctcccatgtttaccaccaacccccccaacccatcccccactcctccccagggatagttcCTGTCTGCAGTAAGTACTACAAATACCTGTGGTTGTAAACTTACACAAATTTATCAAGCAACCACAATTTCCAggaagtaaaataattttgtgcCTTAGTATCTATTGTCAGTCCAAAAAGGCTTGCAGGGGATGGGGGGAAGAATACTTGTATTAAATCCAAAAATCATCCAGTTGCTGGTAGGGTACATGTATGTTCACTTTTGTTAATGTATAAAAAGGACAGGGCTTTTCAGACTTCAAGATCTGGAAGAGGTAAAATATGAActattttgcttattttccttattcatttattATCCCGACAGCAATTTATTAAATATCATAAGCTTGACACTACACATCTGCATTGTCTTGATGGTTAATAAAATTTACACATTGGAACCTAATTAACTCTGAATTAGTCCTCGTGATTTTATCCTAAAAAGCTGGCTTTGGATTGCCCTGCTTACGTATGCAAATTAATGCATTTTGTTGAAGTTACAAAAGGTCTTAAATATAAGATTTGGATAGTATTTCATGAGACTggccataaaacaaacaaaaagtcacacTGCTGCTATTAGAGTGAGAAACTAGGGCCCCAGCAGGGGAAAGTGACTGTCCCAACAGATACTTAGCAACTACTGGTTAAACACTGGCTCTGATTACACCTGCTAACAGATACAAGCATCTAGGGACATCTGGCCTACAAGAGGACATCAATGCTTATAATTTTAATGCCGGGGGTTGAAGTGAAAAAATATAGCCATGTTTTGTACtgttgagaaaaaaacaaatatgtcTGCACATTACACATATTTTAAACAGCAACACCATTCCTATTAGACATGCTTAATAAATATTAAGTCATCAGAAATTAAAATAGATGTAGGAACAGTGCAGTTTTTTCGGGCTTATTAAAACTTCCATCTCACAGATTTATAAACATGCTTTCAAGCATTCGTTACTAAAATCAAAATGATATTCCTTTTGTAATGAAAACTATCCCTATTTTCTTCATCAGTGACTTCAGACTTTGTTCCCCAATTCAAACCTGGAGCTCAGCTACCCGCAGCTTGTAGCAATGTATTGCCTCGTTCCAGTTTGAGGAATGtgcctctatttttcttttagtaagGTCTAGTGTGAAGCAGAATGACCATAACTTCGTTGTTAATCTATCTGCCCTGACTTCATGGGAAAACCACTTAGGTATTCCGCCGCATCACTCCCGTAACATAGGAAGCTGAATCAGTTTGTAGTTGAAGTCATGTATTTGTTCTTACAGATCAGGGCATTTTAAAACCTGCGGGAGTAGAGATGGGTTTCTGAAGAACTGACAAATGAAGCTTGTCCAAGCAAACTTTACACCTCCCGACTCTCACATCCAGCTCTAGCctcacacccccaccccttaaTTTAAGCAGGTGAATATCTGGCAAATTCTAAGCCTGCCCAACTAAGAATGACTCATTAGGAAATCCTGATTCCTTACACTCGGAAACTACAAACGATCCGAGTGTATCAGAACCGCAAGATCTCGGGTTTCcctttgtgtttctctctatCACTCAGATCTGTGCCGTGCCCGCCTAGAGACGCCCTTCAGATCTCCTGGGGAATGACCCTGCAACGTCACAGCCTTCTGCAGCCAGGCGTTTAAAGATCAAAAATGCAGAATCATTTAAAACACCGGGTTTTAATAGgcactttctccttcttcctccctgacCAGCGTGCGTTCCCATAAGGAATTCCAAGATGCCTGAGCGAACAGAGAATCACAGTACTTAGCTCAGAAGCCCTTGTTTCGGGTTTCTCTAGTTGTTTAAGTCCTTCCCCGAAATAGGTGGAGTGTGGGTGGGGCGGTAGGGCTCTCCCCCTGCCCGCTGCAGTGTATAGGTGTCCCGGTGCATCTAAAAGATCGTGAACAAAGCATGAGTTGCAAAGGCGGGGCTcgaaaaaagataaaaggaaaggaaaaggtacGGCCTTAAGGAAAAGTCACGAACTCGGGAACCCTGCACGGCTGGGGCCACCCGAACAAGCGAGCAGGGATCCCGCGCTGTCCCCGCCCTCCGCCTCCCCGCCTGTGTGCGCACGAGGCTGCGGCACCTACGTCAGCAGCGCCCTGGCTTCCAGACCCTTCGGCTGCCGCCGTGACTGCCGCAGGCCCGTGCGACCCCTCCCTCGCGCCGTCTGCAGCGGGCCAATCCGCACCCTCGAAAGGCGGAGCCGACGCCTCCGGGCCCCGCCCCTGTTCCGCAGCCGGCCTTAAAAGACCGCGGCGCGCGCCCGGCTGCAAACAGCTGCGGTGGCCGCCGGAGTCTTAGTATGCAAAGTGCCATGTTCCTGGCTGTCCAGCACGACTGCGTACCCATGGACAAGAGCGCAGGCAACGGCCCCAAGGTCGAGGAGAAGCGGGAGAAAATGAAGCGGACGCTGTGAGTATGCCCTCTCTTCCTGAGAGCTCTTACCCCGCATGGCTTTGCTGCTCGGGACCGACCTTCCTTCCATCTCGGCTTTGACTTGAGCTAACTCCGGTCTGCACCTCTGCAGAGAAAGCGGGGGGGcggggggaagaaagaaggaaaagtcagCTTGCTAGATCTCGTGGTTGTGCTTTTTTCTGTGTGAGCGTAGAGTTTCAACTATGGGAAGTTGTTAGGAAGGTGGCGGCGGTAGCTGGGCTGAGAAGGCGATGGCTGGCTTTTTGTTCTGCATGTAAGGTGACATGAGTATTCTGCAGCTGAATAGGATCCGCAGCGCCCATACATTGCATTGTGAGGTCTGAGCTGCTTACACAGCTGCTGGGTAATGTTTGGGATGATTCCGAATGTATTCGCTTTAGATACggttttaaatcataaaataggTCTCATCCAGTCACGACTGTGGAATGAGTAATTTGCTCTGCAGTATCTGCTGCGGAGAAGCACTGTGGGAGGTCGCGGAGGGGGAGctcgggacacacacacacacacacacacacacacacacacacacacacacactcacacaccacacaccacacacacacacacaccccacacacacacaccacacacacacacccctctatgCACCGCCTGTATCTTGGaccagaccctcctgcctctagcacagaaagggaaggaacatCAGCTGGCTCAACACACGGCAGTTCTCAATCATTAATTGTCTCCAAGTTGTAGTTAACCATGCAGAAAAACCGCTACCTTTTTCGTAGGTCAGAAATAACttgtgaaaattttaaatatcctAGCTGTGTTATGTAGTCCTATGCTGGGTTCAATCCATGAGGTGCTGGGTTTAAATATCCCACATATGGCATGGACTGTTCTTGCCTGTCTGGTTTGTTTGGTGACTGACCATATGCTACTGCAACTGGTGATAATTTCACTATTCAAGAATTGCAGCTTGaagtatttttttcctctccttttttcttttctagcttGAAGGATTGGAAGACCCGTTTGAGCTACTTCTTGCAAAATTCCTCCACTCCTGGGAAACCCAAAACTggcaagaaaagcaaacagcaaacTTTTATCAAGTAAGTTGCAACTCCTGTACTTGCAGAACAGAATGTCTAGCCATTGAACAGGAGAGGGGAACTATTATGTGTGGTTTATATAGCTCATGTTCGGAACTTCTCTTGCAGGCCTTCTCCTGAGGAAGCGCTGCTCTGGGCAGAAGCATTCGATGAACTGCTGGCCAGTAAATGTAAGTTAACCTCTTGAATTTGATCTTTCACCAGCATCCCAAGAGCCTAGAAATGTTGTGTCTACACCACAAATGAGCAGCTAGCAGGAAGTGCATCAGACATTAGCACCATTTACTTCATAAAGCCTGCTTTTCTTTCCCCTCGTCCTCCAGTTTAATCATGGAAAAGCATGAGGTATTCACTTCAGGAATAAAGTTAGCCTAACTTGTGAAAGTTAGGAAGAAAAATTAGCCTAAAAATTAAAACGACTTACTCATAGTTAGGGTTGAGTCAGCTTTTCCATTGCATAGAATATTTTCAAAAGCCCTAGTTCCCAGAGAACTAATGGATGACTGtcctctaaatatttattttgcattgaCGGTGAAGTTCAGTATATTTTGTTGTCGTCGTTGCAGAATGCAAAGTTAAGCATTTTGCCTGCTGGCATCTTAGTGCTTAAAGAGCTAAAGTGTGAGAATGACAGGTTTGAGTGAAATCTAGAAAGCTGATCGATCATTCTAGTACTAAAAGAACCATGTGTTATCTGGTCACTCAATTTACATTCTACATGCTTGTTTTCCTGTGCTTTCAGATGGGCTTGCTGCATTCAGGGCGTTTTTAAAATCTGAGTTCTGTGAAGAAAATATTGAATTCTGGTTGGCTTGTGAAGACTTCAAAAAAACCAAGTCACCCCAAAAACTGTCCTCCAAAGCAAGAAAAATATATACTGACTTCATAGAAAAGGAAGCTCCCAAAGAGGTAAGAAAACAAGTTATTGGTGTCAGCATAATTTGGACATCTTCAACCCCATAGTGAAGCACAAGAATTGGATACACCAGTTAAAGTGCCAGTGGGAAGAGCTGGGGCTCCCCACCCCAGCTATCCTAGCATTTCAGTTTTTCCAATCTGACAGTGAGAACTGATCACATATTacatcttttgtgttttgttattaAGCATTGATTTATAATGTTGGATACCAAATAAATcaagctttgttttatttttggtttcagATAAACATAGACTTTCAAACAAAAACGCTGATTGCCCAAAATATCCAAGAGGCTACAAGTGGCTGTTTTACAACAGCCCAGAAGAGGGTATACAGCTTGATGGAGAACAATTCTTACCCTCGCTTCTTGGagtcagaattctaccaggactTGTGTAAAAAGCCACAGATCACCACGGAGCCCCATGCTACATGAGGCCAGGAGCCCCCAACAGAGGACATTTCATTGTCTCCCAAGACGAAAAGGCTGTGACCTGCcaaaagactgaccttgaattcagccTGGGTGTTAGGAAACATCACTCAGAACTATTGATTCAAAGTTGGGTAGTGGATCAGAAAGCCAGCAACCTAGGACAGGCTCTATGTGGCAACAGCTTCCCTTGCTGTGTGAAGAACAGAGGGAGGGAACCGTGATGTTCTGAGAGTGCTGTTCCTCGGTGGGAAAGCAGAGGTCTGAGATGAAAGACAAGATAGAATGTTGTTGGTCTGAACATTTAAAATCAATAGGTCTGGGATTATGTGGCCTTAGCTAGCTGGCTGTATATCTTTCCCTAAACCAGTCCATTGTTACCACATAGTGGTTTTACTTCTAGTTTTAATATTTCAGTACTAAGTAACATTAAAATGTTTACTGTGTGCAAGGGTGTTGAAGTGCTTAGGACTACAGGTGGTTAGTACTATTGTGTCGTGTATCACTGAAACTGAAGAGTACGTGTGCATCATTAAATGGTGTGTGAGATGGAGTGAGTGCTGTTCTCTAGAAAACCAGTGTCTGTTGTGAGTGCCAAAAACTGTCTTACAGGCAGCTAAATTTTGAAGTGGTTTTTGAAtacttttaataaatttattttgataaGTAATGTCATTGAACATTTGGAAGTCCAGATGTGACTCTGTTGTGTTTGATTTCAGTAATTGGAAATATGTctgatataaaagaaaacaactttctAGTAAACAGATGACCATGGATTGATTATTGTACCAGTCCACTGAGAGCTGGCAGGCCTTAGAATGAGAAATGGTTGCTTCAAGGAAGATAAACCTATAGACATTATGTAGTCTTAAGAAAATCAGATCACATCCTAGGACCACTCATTGTGAAAGTCAAACttgttatataataaaataaaaagaaaaaagaacattgaCCTGTGTGTTAAGGACCAGTTTTAAATGGGTAGTAAGAGAACATGGACATTGTGTGGCCAAGCAgcctaagaaaagaaagaagttcaAGGAAATGTGTATAGGCCTTGGGCCTGCCTGTTTCATTCTTGGTACCAGACACCTACCTACACCGGGCTGGTATGGGCAAGACACATCCCTGATCATTACTTCTTTTATGATGGGCCACtacaaaaaaactcaaaattgGCCTGCATCTCCTGCCTTCATTTGGCTGATAATCCTTAGGTATCACTGAAGAAAGCAAGGTTGGACTAAATGCAGGAATGGGTTCTAGCTGAGAAGGGCCTTCCTTCTGGCTAGGgaattccctttcctttgtgaggcaAATGTTCAATCTGGGGTGGGGATGGTAGTAAATGGGAGGAGTCGGGCCACCCTCAGCTTGAAATTGGAAGATCTGAGCCCAAGTAGTGATATCCCATAGCTTTGTGAGCCTAAGAGTACCCATTTTTCACCCTGGTACCCATACACAATAAGGGATACTTTAGGAATTCGAAACAGTAAAATGGTGGGTTTTTGGGTTGTTGTGTTTTTCTGATTTGCCGAAGCATAACAGCCCACGGTATTTCAAATGTTTCTTTGTGACTACTCGAATTCACATCTCTAGCCAGATGTTTGGAACAAGCACAGGCACAGGAGGGGCAGCTGCTCATTCTAATATCACCAGAGTGACGTACAACAGATGCAGAATGAATTCTGATTGCATGAGTGAGATCTGAATTCATAGAAAGGGTGATGCTGTGATGGGACGATGACACAAATGTGTCAGGTCTGGATAGCTCTTAATTCATAGAGGCTTTAGCTAGCAAAGAAATCCACTTGGCCACCAAGTCCTATTTACTTTACCTCAGGCTCAGTCAGACATCTCCACAGTCCCCACTCTGATGGAAGATGCCACCGTGATTGCAATTAACCCACCTCTCCCTGCTCATCTCCCACACCTAATACATTTTCCTCTTAACTCTTGGGATCCTCTCAACACACAAGCCTGATCTTGTCCCCTGTCATTTATGAGCCCCTGACAGGTCTCCTGAAGAGCAGGATGAAAGTAACATTCCCTAATATTGCCTAGCCCTGCAGGACTGACTTCCCCTTACCTTTCAACCTTGTACGCAATTCCCTGCACCAGCTATGCTGGCCTTCTTCCATTTGCTTGAAGATGCTATGCCCCTCGGCCCCAAGGAATCTTTCCATCTAACAGTTCCTCTCTGCACAGTGTAATTTTAGCTCTTACTCACCACTCACCTATCAATGCAATTGCCACTTCCCAGGGAAGTGGATTCTGACCTCCTTTACCGAGACCACATCCCTTATTAGACTTTGTCACAGTACCAGGTCCTACAATTTAGGGTACTTAATAAAGGTATTTCTTGCTACTTTTCATAATTATGTGTTAATTTTATCTTCTCCAGGTGGACTGTGGAGAGCACATGAAAATCCTGTGCTTCTtttttcctgctctctgctgATTCCCAGCAATTGGTATATACAATGTGAGCAGaatagatgaatagatggatggatgatggatggatggatggatgga is part of the Cricetulus griseus strain 17A/GY chromosome 5, alternate assembly CriGri-PICRH-1.0, whole genome shotgun sequence genome and encodes:
- the Rgs2 gene encoding regulator of G-protein signaling 2, whose translation is MQSAMFLAVQHDCVPMDKSAGNGPKVEEKREKMKRTLLKDWKTRLSYFLQNSSTPGKPKTGKKSKQQTFIKPSPEEALLWAEAFDELLASKYGLAAFRAFLKSEFCEENIEFWLACEDFKKTKSPQKLSSKARKIYTDFIEKEAPKEINIDFQTKTLIAQNIQEATSGCFTTAQKRVYSLMENNSYPRFLESEFYQDLCKKPQITTEPHAT